One genomic window of Candidatus Bathyarchaeota archaeon includes the following:
- a CDS encoding pyruvoyl-dependent arginine decarboxylase — MVKRLKTVHGMFLPRAFFVSSGEGTSTESPLNAFDDALSQAGIDECNIVYVSSIIPADAIEVKPVRITPGTITFAVVARMDGDEGEVIGAGIGYTKCRDKKGPTYGFVAENHGYKDEDTITAELFKRMKRMASDRGMTLVDPKVLVRSMRVPKDRYGCVVVALVYVPFTSEIGERL; from the coding sequence ATGGTTAAGAGATTAAAGACCGTTCACGGAATGTTTCTTCCAAGAGCATTCTTCGTATCTAGCGGCGAAGGAACCAGCACCGAGTCTCCATTAAACGCTTTCGACGACGCTCTGAGCCAGGCAGGTATAGACGAATGCAACATAGTATATGTCTCGTCTATAATTCCGGCAGATGCAATAGAGGTGAAGCCTGTGAGAATAACTCCTGGCACCATAACTTTCGCAGTAGTCGCCAGGATGGATGGAGATGAGGGTGAGGTTATAGGTGCAGGCATAGGATACACAAAATGTAGAGATAAGAAAGGTCCAACATACGGTTTCGTCGCTGAGAACCATGGATACAAGGATGAAGACACAATCACCGCTGAACTATTCAAGAGGATGAAGAGGATGGCTTCAGATAGGGGTATGACCCTGGTTGACCCAAAGGTTCTTGTTAGGAGCATGAGGGTTCCAAAGGACAGGTACGGATGCGTCGTAGTAGCCTTGGTCTATGTACCCTTCACATCGGAGATCGGTGAGAGGCTCTGA
- a CDS encoding glycosyltransferase family 2 protein, whose translation MLPVVYGLAPLHIPTFFYIDLMARGVFRPRAEYRDERVSIIIPCRDEEAVIGNTLKAILEDSELNKEVIVVDDGSTDNTSEVASKFSGVKVLRREEGGRGKWDALNYGIEAASNDIVCILDADSRPEPGAIQKLIPYLRDPRVSAACGIIKVRNADENWLTRMVQLEFAVANYLQQKKSMIRNYFPWMPGTITVIKKELALFPPSLVEDAELSGQLAERGFEIIVDVESAASELAPTNIKAYMRQRTRWARGGWALLKYHHNRKKLLNNMLNFFEKTQPIFAVGSWIIFIYGLYVKWYLLDIILTNLWILSAGTMLWLYINSANIFKLKVKKSTILAYFFASSILYLIVWLRSLLPLRSWHKTFRPRDFG comes from the coding sequence ATGTTGCCAGTAGTCTACGGATTAGCCCCGCTACACATACCGACATTCTTCTATATCGACCTGATGGCCAGAGGGGTCTTCAGACCCAGAGCTGAGTATCGAGATGAAAGGGTCTCCATAATTATCCCATGCAGAGACGAAGAGGCTGTCATAGGTAACACGTTGAAAGCTATCCTTGAAGACAGTGAACTCAATAAGGAGGTTATTGTGGTCGACGACGGAAGCACAGACAACACTTCAGAGGTTGCCTCGAAATTCAGCGGTGTCAAGGTTCTACGTAGGGAAGAGGGTGGAAGAGGGAAATGGGATGCTCTCAACTACGGTATAGAAGCGGCTTCAAACGATATAGTCTGTATCCTCGACGCAGACTCAAGGCCTGAGCCAGGGGCGATCCAGAAACTGATCCCATACCTCAGAGACCCGAGGGTCTCAGCGGCATGTGGAATAATAAAAGTTAGAAATGCAGATGAGAACTGGCTCACAAGGATGGTTCAACTGGAATTTGCTGTAGCCAACTACCTCCAACAGAAGAAGTCTATGATTAGAAACTATTTTCCATGGATGCCTGGAACGATAACAGTCATCAAGAAGGAGTTAGCTCTCTTTCCACCGTCCCTAGTTGAGGACGCCGAGTTGAGCGGTCAACTTGCCGAGAGGGGCTTCGAGATAATAGTCGATGTTGAGTCGGCAGCATCTGAACTTGCTCCAACAAACATCAAGGCCTATATGAGACAGAGGACACGTTGGGCCAGGGGAGGGTGGGCCCTACTAAAATATCACCATAACCGAAAGAAGCTGCTAAACAATATGCTGAACTTCTTCGAGAAGACTCAGCCAATATTCGCCGTCGGAAGCTGGATCATCTTCATCTACGGCCTGTACGTTAAATGGTACCTCCTCGACATCATCCTCACAAATCTTTGGATCCTCTCAGCGGGAACGATGCTTTGGCTCTATATTAACTCCGCGAATATCTTCAAGTTGAAAGTTAAAAAGTCAACTATCTTAGCATATTTTTTTGCAAGTTCAATTCTTTACTTAATAGTCTGGTTGAGGTCTCTCCTACCATTGAGAAGTTGGCACAAAACCTTCAGACCAAGAGATTTCGGATGA
- a CDS encoding carboxypeptidase regulatory-like domain-containing protein, which translates to MTLRVLTVFIVLLLVQGMLHKVEGHYTLGFQGLNGPETPMGDRINSLPGGHSSGHVAYVQPGSLYMPPALQGNYYSPNGSVIVDTVGDLYFYINVSSTVGPINVTWELNLHFGSWLYIAIPPEFNPPSGWDTFIGGNSTYVWSTITNDRFHIETGKFPARHPLAPEWWYIRISAPNTTYTGSNPAWAGRSSGFLYPAGDDPWLDRQLKTGPFKGCYEVVAYGVKAPSCSGKYFFKIFYTSGYVNGVWENYTSFPPENYPVILVKGEVDPGYISGRVRYGGHSQYYYGYYYGSGVRAPGMVIANGTAIDPLTNKPTGRRVCGVGYFNMTSEGFYEIEGLAPGIYSLTAYAEGFEPKTLARSVTVKRGQSITGVDIYIQPGAKIQLRVFSKCPTGPVDWPSYVTFGYNTTVPLNPVGSLLATYNMSGYKGWPWGLVYLEVRDHSGRTISYDCQYWNITANPRDFTVYLGDPKCYRGVGSRWDGHIPDGPAHFISGLAGGVYYVTVNVFGYVQPKPLRVEIPKHGYTGAVYAELDLMKAGTIEVTVHFHSREMPSKPSPPVLSGDLVIEAYDSAGRLRGWNYTSLTAGSSTNVTLKIIGESILVTRNILNGLPEDTYTIKVWYPGYVQQEYPQVQASLCSSSYLSLHFIKGANITGTLYSRDWQDPSQPIPWQHPGREILIRAVDKLGYAYGANTLPITQVAGSSNVSFNVWGWDSIIANYLRFNWISRGLPSGFYCIEAYTVGYVQKNFNYVWVQKGVDATDVPVYIHVGATILVTVDFKTENIPAPLPSDHWSYYFRIEAYDVAGRLVAANITAVNQSTTVGDQLNPAQPSGVRSWTFMLQGFNGFTTPTNHVPALRKGYHSARYAKPDIVQGDYLDYGIPPGTYTIAVREETEGLISRYIQMVRLSVRVEGMVKVQVILQMDEQALIDGYVWVRNWIGDYRVASWLQIRTLEPAGTIYTSKSIDGYYGIRVPSGDYKIAVELTPPGGDAGYFRGVRSVSASWGSSVNGQDFYLDESGIAIPEFSAMNLLLILTVALTLIISSFLSESPYKTYRSCNNGRGYSNNRGM; encoded by the coding sequence TTGACGCTTAGAGTTCTTACTGTATTCATAGTCTTATTACTTGTTCAGGGGATGCTACATAAGGTGGAGGGCCACTACACTCTGGGTTTTCAAGGGTTAAATGGTCCTGAGACTCCTATGGGTGACCGCATAAACTCTTTGCCTGGCGGACACTCATCTGGACATGTAGCTTATGTTCAGCCTGGAAGCCTCTATATGCCGCCTGCCCTTCAAGGTAACTATTATTCACCCAACGGATCGGTGATAGTGGATACTGTTGGCGACCTGTATTTCTACATAAACGTCTCATCCACAGTTGGACCTATAAACGTAACATGGGAGTTGAACCTTCACTTCGGAAGTTGGCTATACATAGCGATCCCTCCAGAGTTTAACCCTCCTTCAGGTTGGGATACATTCATAGGTGGAAACTCAACCTACGTATGGTCCACAATAACTAATGATAGATTCCATATTGAGACTGGGAAGTTCCCTGCAAGACATCCTCTGGCTCCGGAATGGTGGTACATCAGAATATCAGCTCCGAACACAACCTATACGGGGTCGAATCCAGCTTGGGCAGGTAGATCGTCAGGATTTCTATATCCTGCGGGCGATGATCCTTGGTTGGATAGGCAACTGAAGACTGGGCCTTTCAAAGGTTGCTACGAGGTCGTGGCTTATGGGGTTAAGGCTCCGAGCTGCTCTGGGAAATATTTCTTCAAGATTTTCTACACCTCAGGCTACGTCAACGGCGTCTGGGAGAACTACACATCCTTTCCACCTGAGAATTATCCTGTCATCCTAGTTAAGGGAGAGGTGGATCCAGGCTACATCTCAGGAAGGGTAAGGTATGGTGGGCACTCACAGTATTATTATGGTTACTATTATGGGTCGGGGGTTAGGGCTCCAGGGATGGTGATAGCTAATGGAACAGCTATAGACCCCTTAACCAATAAGCCTACGGGTCGAAGAGTATGTGGTGTAGGATACTTCAACATGACATCTGAGGGTTTCTATGAGATCGAGGGTTTAGCCCCTGGAATATACAGCCTTACAGCATACGCCGAAGGTTTTGAACCCAAGACTCTGGCGAGATCGGTTACTGTGAAGAGGGGCCAGTCTATAACTGGTGTAGACATATATATTCAGCCAGGGGCCAAGATTCAACTCAGAGTATTCTCGAAGTGTCCTACGGGGCCGGTCGACTGGCCGAGCTACGTAACATTCGGATACAACACTACAGTGCCCCTAAACCCTGTTGGGAGCCTCCTAGCCACATACAATATGAGCGGGTATAAGGGTTGGCCTTGGGGCCTAGTATATCTCGAGGTTAGAGACCATTCTGGTAGAACCATCTCCTACGATTGCCAGTACTGGAATATCACAGCGAACCCTAGGGACTTCACTGTGTATCTTGGTGACCCGAAATGTTACAGGGGGGTTGGAAGCAGATGGGACGGCCACATCCCCGACGGCCCAGCCCACTTCATCTCCGGTCTTGCTGGAGGAGTATACTACGTGACGGTGAACGTCTTCGGGTATGTTCAGCCTAAACCTCTCAGAGTTGAGATTCCAAAACATGGATATACTGGAGCAGTTTACGCTGAGTTGGATTTGATGAAGGCAGGCACGATAGAGGTTACAGTCCACTTCCATAGTAGAGAGATGCCTTCGAAACCATCGCCGCCGGTCCTTTCAGGGGATCTCGTGATCGAAGCCTACGACTCAGCTGGACGGTTGAGGGGATGGAACTATACCAGCCTCACGGCGGGCTCCAGTACAAACGTCACCCTCAAAATCATCGGCGAGTCAATACTCGTTACCAGAAACATCCTGAACGGTCTACCTGAAGACACATATACGATAAAGGTCTGGTATCCAGGGTATGTCCAGCAAGAGTATCCGCAGGTTCAAGCATCCCTATGCAGCAGCAGCTACCTGAGCTTACACTTCATTAAGGGAGCGAACATAACGGGAACCCTATACTCAAGAGACTGGCAGGATCCATCTCAACCTATTCCTTGGCAGCATCCAGGCCGAGAGATCTTGATAAGGGCGGTAGACAAGTTGGGCTACGCATATGGTGCCAATACTCTTCCAATCACTCAAGTGGCAGGCTCAAGCAATGTTTCCTTCAACGTCTGGGGGTGGGACAGTATAATCGCCAATTATTTGAGGTTCAACTGGATATCGAGGGGCCTCCCCTCAGGATTCTATTGTATCGAAGCATATACTGTCGGCTATGTTCAGAAGAATTTCAACTACGTCTGGGTTCAGAAAGGTGTAGACGCAACAGATGTCCCGGTCTATATTCATGTCGGCGCCACAATACTTGTTACAGTAGACTTCAAGACCGAGAATATTCCTGCACCTCTGCCCAGCGATCACTGGAGCTACTACTTCAGAATAGAGGCTTACGATGTCGCCGGCCGTCTCGTAGCTGCAAACATCACGGCTGTCAACCAGTCTACAACGGTTGGAGACCAGTTGAATCCAGCCCAACCCTCAGGTGTTAGGTCATGGACCTTCATGCTGCAAGGATTCAACGGCTTCACCACACCAACAAACCATGTGCCAGCCCTTAGGAAGGGTTACCATTCAGCCAGATACGCTAAGCCGGACATTGTCCAAGGAGATTACCTGGATTATGGGATTCCGCCTGGAACATATACTATCGCTGTTCGAGAGGAGACTGAAGGTCTGATCTCCCGCTACATCCAAATGGTGAGGTTGTCTGTGAGGGTTGAGGGTATGGTGAAGGTTCAGGTGATCCTGCAGATGGATGAGCAAGCTCTGATAGACGGTTATGTCTGGGTTAGGAACTGGATCGGAGACTATAGGGTAGCTTCTTGGCTTCAGATAAGAACGTTGGAACCTGCAGGTACAATATATACTTCCAAATCTATCGACGGATACTATGGGATCCGTGTTCCAAGTGGAGATTACAAGATAGCTGTTGAGTTGACCCCACCTGGCGGGGATGCTGGCTACTTCAGAGGGGTGAGGAGTGTCTCTGCGTCTTGGGGTTCAAGTGTGAATGGTCAAGACTTTTATTTGGACGAGAGCGGAATAGCAATTCCAGAATTCAGCGCCATGAATCTACTTCTCATTCTAACAGTTGCACTAACCCTCATAATCTCAAGTTTTCTTTCTGAATCTCCATACAAGACATATAGAAGCTGCAATAATGGCCGAGGCTATTCCAATAATCGAGGGATGTAG
- a CDS encoding DUF211 domain-containing protein — protein MDKDPVVKKVVLDVLKPHQPQIPELASRIAACQGVDRVGISLAEIDQNTESIKISIEGSDIKIEMVRKCIEDLGATIHSIDEVEVVKRSSQK, from the coding sequence ATGGATAAGGATCCTGTAGTGAAGAAGGTTGTCCTTGACGTTCTGAAACCCCATCAACCGCAGATTCCGGAGCTCGCATCAAGAATCGCAGCCTGTCAGGGGGTTGACAGGGTTGGAATATCGTTAGCTGAGATAGACCAGAATACTGAGAGCATAAAGATCTCTATTGAAGGAAGCGACATAAAAATTGAAATGGTTAGAAAATGCATTGAAGATCTTGGAGCCACAATCCATAGTATAGATGAGGTCGAGGTTGTTAAGAGGTCAAGCCAAAAATGA
- a CDS encoding DUF59 domain-containing protein, producing MCLVDKGELIEVLKKVYDPEYPLSVIDLKIVGEGDISFEDGKVRILFTPTSPFCPMGGMIGALIKYAIEKNTGVEAHVSVKPGTHTQEDMLNEMLNDPKKYESALERLKASGLIERCIIA from the coding sequence ATGTGTTTGGTAGATAAGGGTGAGTTGATAGAAGTTCTGAAGAAGGTATATGATCCGGAGTATCCTCTCTCTGTAATAGATTTGAAGATTGTCGGTGAGGGGGACATATCTTTTGAGGATGGAAAGGTAAGGATACTCTTCACACCAACCTCACCTTTCTGTCCTATGGGAGGAATGATAGGGGCTCTCATCAAGTACGCTATCGAGAAGAACACAGGTGTAGAGGCCCATGTCTCAGTCAAGCCTGGAACACACACTCAAGAAGATATGCTCAACGAGATGTTGAATGACCCTAAAAAGTATGAATCTGCCCTAGAGAGGTTGAAGGCATCAGGCTTGATTGAGAGGTGCATAATAGCTTAA
- a CDS encoding DUF86 domain-containing protein — protein sequence MKTLVCLRNLLVHQYWNVDDKHIHNSLKDNLKCIHEILASAFSKCQDLNLLLIHYLKNKEL from the coding sequence GTGAAGACACTGGTTTGTTTGAGAAATCTTCTTGTACACCAGTACTGGAACGTTGACGATAAACATATTCACAACTCCTTGAAAGACAATCTTAAGTGTATTCATGAGATTCTTGCATCTGCTTTCTCGAAATGCCAAGACTTGAATCTGCTGTTAATTCACTATTTGAAGAATAAGGAGTTATGA
- a CDS encoding cupin domain-containing protein, translating into MWCMLMEARVIREVDTRSITEFGGVIREYVMGETVHFLVGYFKPGETMKPHYHVEPEEVYYVIKGKGKVLLGEEWIPVEQGTAIYIPPKLVHTLTNTGDEELVMAFLHAPPERGTLKLVEK; encoded by the coding sequence ATGTGGTGTATGTTGATGGAAGCTAGAGTTATCCGTGAAGTAGACACTAGAAGTATCACTGAGTTTGGAGGGGTTATCAGAGAGTACGTTATGGGCGAGACCGTGCACTTTCTCGTAGGCTACTTCAAGCCTGGTGAGACCATGAAGCCTCACTACCATGTTGAGCCGGAGGAGGTTTATTATGTGATTAAGGGTAAGGGTAAGGTTCTGCTCGGCGAAGAGTGGATACCTGTTGAACAGGGAACAGCCATATACATCCCGCCGAAACTAGTACATACATTGACCAATACAGGCGATGAGGAGCTGGTGATGGCATTCCTACATGCCCCTCCAGAGAGAGGAACATTAAAGTTGGTAGAAAAGTAG
- a CDS encoding VIT1/CCC1 transporter family protein, translated as MKDLVERIRFYLKIAGVTAIYRRYFVMNAFDGALTALGVVLGAWASGAIQPRIIVGAGVGVSLAMGMSGFSGAYLAERAERLRRLRELERSLLRSLERSVHGRALRTAIIWAAAVDALSPALSSLTSISPFIAAEHGVVSVSEAAAASVIIIFAILFILGVFTGRVSREHAFISGLRMLIVGVLTAALILLWTGYRG; from the coding sequence TTGAAGGATCTTGTAGAGCGTATCAGATTCTATCTCAAGATTGCTGGAGTAACAGCGATCTATCGAAGATATTTTGTTATGAATGCCTTCGACGGAGCCCTGACCGCCTTAGGAGTCGTGTTGGGGGCTTGGGCTTCAGGAGCTATACAGCCAAGGATCATAGTCGGCGCGGGTGTAGGTGTAAGTCTAGCTATGGGTATGTCAGGATTCTCAGGAGCATACCTGGCTGAGAGGGCTGAGAGGCTTAGGAGGCTGAGGGAGCTTGAGAGGTCCCTCCTGAGGAGTCTGGAGAGATCCGTTCACGGCAGAGCTCTGAGGACAGCGATCATATGGGCTGCAGCCGTAGACGCCCTCTCACCGGCACTATCATCGTTGACCTCGATATCTCCATTCATTGCGGCGGAGCACGGAGTCGTCTCGGTGAGCGAGGCTGCAGCCGCCTCAGTAATAATAATCTTCGCAATCCTATTCATTCTTGGAGTATTCACAGGAAGAGTTTCGAGGGAGCATGCGTTCATCTCAGGATTAAGAATGTTGATAGTAGGCGTCTTAACTGCTGCACTCATATTGTTGTGGACAGGCTACAGAGGCTGA
- a CDS encoding archease, with amino-acid sequence MGSFKFLEHTGDAYIEAYGKSLSEAFANSALAMFEVMTDTSKVEPKIEESVEVEGHDLESLLYSWLETLLVRCDVENRLYSRFIVEISDDEGEHIYLRAKIYGEDYDPERHISKTEVKAVTFHMMEIKFLEGYWRLRFLLDL; translated from the coding sequence ATGGGGAGCTTCAAGTTTCTAGAGCATACCGGAGACGCATACATCGAGGCCTACGGAAAGAGTCTGAGTGAGGCCTTCGCCAACTCGGCTTTGGCAATGTTTGAGGTTATGACAGACACGTCTAAGGTTGAACCGAAGATCGAGGAGAGCGTCGAGGTTGAAGGCCACGACCTCGAATCCTTACTCTACTCCTGGCTCGAAACCTTGCTGGTAAGATGCGATGTTGAGAATAGGCTCTACTCAAGATTCATAGTGGAGATTTCAGACGATGAAGGTGAACACATCTACCTTAGAGCAAAGATATATGGTGAGGACTATGATCCTGAGAGGCATATATCAAAGACTGAGGTTAAAGCAGTCACCTTCCACATGATGGAGATAAAATTTCTGGAAGGTTACTGGAGGCTACGCTTCCTTCTAGACCTCTAA
- the wecB gene encoding UDP-N-acetylglucosamine 2-epimerase (non-hydrolyzing), whose translation MALVLGTRPEIIKSEPIIKAFDKHHEVELIMVYSGQHEDYSMFESFIDEFNVSDKELIKAEPCGDWVDSSVRLSGLQRAIDQIQPDIVLAVGDTYTVAYSALISHQLRIPFCHVEAGLRSFDKNMPEEGNRIVADHLADICLCPTSVSATNLSMEAIPPNRVYVTGNTIVDSCLKYSREAVNSNIIERLGLKANSPTILLTVHRVENTDDPQRLGRIVDAIIGARDFQIIFPVHPRTKDRLKKSGLQYVLSEAPSVTVTPPLGYVDFLKVLIDSNLVLTDSGGIQEEATILGKRCLVLRGSTERPETVISGNCRVIGVENLERAIRRSISDETWPIPKRYGGVIGDGKSGRRIANILIKHLKRGFKHQPKYFDDGYASYRLVKVRGHIPKLTDLRVIGDTSILQVYNENGEPSWPGDVKKLRKGQNLLLLGSPSHMRSYQP comes from the coding sequence GTGGCTCTAGTTCTAGGCACAAGGCCTGAAATCATAAAGTCTGAGCCTATAATAAAGGCGTTCGACAAGCACCATGAGGTCGAACTTATAATGGTCTATAGTGGCCAACATGAAGACTACTCGATGTTTGAAAGTTTCATAGACGAGTTTAACGTTTCGGATAAGGAGCTTATCAAGGCTGAACCTTGCGGAGATTGGGTCGATTCAAGTGTAAGGCTGTCAGGTCTACAGAGGGCTATCGACCAGATTCAGCCAGATATAGTCTTGGCTGTAGGCGATACATACACAGTCGCCTACTCAGCCTTGATCTCTCATCAGTTGAGAATTCCATTCTGCCATGTTGAGGCAGGCTTGAGGAGTTTCGATAAGAATATGCCTGAGGAAGGAAACAGGATAGTGGCGGACCATCTTGCCGATATATGTCTATGCCCAACAAGCGTCTCAGCAACAAACCTTTCAATGGAGGCCATCCCTCCGAACCGAGTATATGTAACAGGTAACACAATAGTCGACTCTTGCCTGAAATATAGTAGAGAAGCAGTGAATTCTAATATTATTGAGCGACTAGGCTTGAAAGCAAATTCTCCCACCATTCTCCTGACTGTCCACAGGGTCGAGAATACCGATGATCCTCAGAGGTTGGGTAGGATAGTCGACGCCATAATTGGAGCTAGAGATTTCCAAATCATATTTCCAGTCCATCCGAGAACGAAAGACAGATTGAAGAAGAGTGGATTACAATATGTTCTATCAGAGGCGCCAAGTGTTACTGTGACTCCTCCACTAGGATATGTGGACTTTCTGAAGGTTCTGATCGACTCAAACCTGGTGTTGACAGATTCAGGTGGGATTCAGGAGGAGGCGACGATTCTCGGTAAGAGGTGTCTTGTCCTGAGAGGGTCAACTGAGAGGCCTGAGACAGTTATCTCAGGGAACTGTAGGGTGATCGGAGTTGAGAATCTTGAAAGAGCTATTAGGAGGTCTATCTCAGATGAGACCTGGCCGATCCCTAAGAGATATGGTGGAGTCATAGGCGACGGCAAATCAGGCCGTAGAATAGCCAATATTCTCATCAAACATTTAAAGAGAGGTTTCAAACATCAGCCGAAGTATTTCGATGATGGCTACGCATCCTACAGATTAGTTAAGGTTAGAGGCCACATACCAAAGCTAACGGATCTGAGAGTAATCGGAGATACATCGATCCTACAGGTTTATAATGAGAATGGTGAACCATCCTGGCCTGGTGACGTTAAAAAGTTAAGGAAAGGCCAAAACCTCCTACTCTTGGGTTCACCATCACATATGAGAAGCTATCAACCTTGA
- a CDS encoding RtcB family protein, whose amino-acid sequence MSEGESRRPTKQVELKRIDSNIWEIPQSFQRGMKVPGRVYADELLLEKMKLDRTLEQCANVAHLPGIYRYSITLPDGHEGYGFPIGGVAATDYDEGVLSPGGVGYDINCGVRLLRTDLSESDVKPILPKLLDTLFNYIPSGLGSRGQIKVSQTELDKVLSDGVEWAIDRGYGWSEDKYSCEEEGCMDEADPSKVSSTAKSRGSPQLGSLGSGNHFLEVEKVDSVYDEEAAKAFGITGPGQILIFIHTGSRGLGHQVCSDYLQVMDRAVRKYGIDLPDRELACAPGKSPEAEDYYPAMAAACNFAWANRQMITHWTREAFMKVFNRPADEMGLQLIYDVAHNIAKIEEHKVDGRVVKVYVHRKGATRAFPTNHHSIPTKYRSVGQPVLIPGSMGTSSWVLVGTEKSMELSFGSTAHGAGRSLSRAAAKKRYWGEDVKRSLEKQGVLVRAASMAVVSEEAPGAYKDVDRIAEVSHRLGIAVKVARLVPIGVSKG is encoded by the coding sequence ATGTCTGAGGGAGAATCCAGAAGACCAACTAAACAAGTAGAGCTTAAGAGAATAGACAGCAACATATGGGAGATACCTCAATCATTCCAGAGAGGTATGAAGGTTCCTGGAAGAGTATATGCCGACGAACTCCTTCTGGAGAAGATGAAGCTAGACAGAACTCTGGAGCAATGTGCAAACGTCGCACACCTACCAGGAATATACCGCTACTCAATAACACTTCCAGACGGCCATGAAGGATACGGCTTCCCAATAGGAGGCGTAGCTGCAACAGACTACGACGAAGGCGTATTGAGTCCAGGAGGAGTCGGCTACGACATTAACTGCGGCGTGCGTCTGCTGAGAACCGACCTCTCAGAGTCTGATGTTAAGCCTATCCTCCCCAAGCTTCTTGACACACTCTTCAACTATATACCTTCAGGTTTAGGGAGTAGGGGGCAGATTAAGGTCAGCCAGACTGAGCTCGACAAGGTCCTCTCAGATGGGGTTGAGTGGGCTATAGATAGGGGATACGGATGGTCTGAGGATAAATATTCATGTGAGGAGGAGGGTTGTATGGATGAGGCTGATCCTAGCAAGGTCTCATCAACTGCGAAGTCTAGGGGTTCACCTCAACTTGGGAGTTTGGGGAGTGGAAACCATTTCTTGGAGGTTGAGAAGGTCGACTCGGTCTATGATGAGGAGGCTGCGAAAGCCTTCGGCATAACCGGTCCAGGGCAGATTCTGATATTCATCCATACAGGGAGTAGGGGTTTAGGCCATCAGGTTTGCAGTGACTACCTGCAGGTTATGGATAGGGCTGTCAGAAAGTATGGTATAGACCTGCCTGATAGGGAGTTGGCCTGCGCCCCAGGTAAGAGCCCTGAGGCTGAGGATTATTATCCAGCTATGGCTGCCGCATGCAACTTCGCCTGGGCTAACAGGCAGATGATAACACACTGGACGAGGGAGGCTTTCATGAAGGTCTTCAACAGACCTGCAGATGAGATGGGTCTGCAGCTTATCTATGATGTCGCCCACAATATTGCGAAGATAGAGGAGCATAAGGTTGATGGGAGGGTGGTGAAGGTTTACGTCCATAGGAAAGGCGCGACGAGAGCCTTCCCTACGAATCATCACTCCATACCCACAAAATATCGCAGTGTCGGTCAACCGGTCCTCATACCTGGAAGTATGGGGACATCATCATGGGTTCTCGTTGGAACAGAGAAGTCTATGGAGTTGAGTTTCGGCTCAACAGCACACGGTGCTGGAAGGAGTCTGAGCAGAGCCGCAGCCAAGAAACGTTACTGGGGGGAGGACGTTAAGAGAAGCTTGGAGAAGCAGGGTGTTTTGGTGAGGGCTGCAAGTATGGCTGTCGTCAGTGAGGAGGCTCCAGGAGCCTACAAGGATGTTGACAGGATTGCTGAGGTGAGCCACAGGCTTGGCATAGCCGTAAAAGTAGCGAGACTCGTCCCGATAGGTGTGAGTAAAGGCTGA